Part of the Cereibacter sphaeroides 2.4.1 genome, AAGAAAAGGCCTAGAAGGCCCGCGACAAACAGGATGTAGACCAAGATGCACTCCTCTGCTTCCGGGCCGAAGTGGGCAGAGCCGCGGACATTGCAAGAGGAATCCGCGACGAATGTTTTTCGGTGACGCCGCGTTCGGCGGGAAGGGAGGGAAGGCCATGTCCGGTCACGACCGGACAGATCCCGCGGAACTTGCCGCTGTGTCACCGTGGGGTCAGGGCCGGGTGCCGCGTCCGCATCGGGCCGACCGATCCGCCGCGCAGAAGGCGTCGGGAACGTCAGGGGCGGCATCGCTGTCCGGTCCGGCACCGGAAGCGGGAGAGCGCGTGCCGCGAGCGGCTCCGCGCCCTGCATGAGGCTCGGGAGGCGGTTGCTGCAAGCGGATCCTGCGCTCTGCAGGGGACTCCGGGAGGCGATTGCCGCGAGCGATCCTTCCGCCCTGCAAGAGGCTGGGGAGACGCTTGCCGCGAGCGTCGGGTTGCGCTGTGCAGGAGAGCCGGGGAGGCGTTCGCTGCCAGCGGCCCCTGCGCGCCGTCAGTCGCGGCTGCGGTCGCCCGAGCGCGCCTCGGGCAGGCTGATCCGCGCCACCTGTTCGGCGATCGGATCGACGCTCAGCGGATGCAGCTCGGCGCGATGGTCGGAGGGTTGGCCGATGGCCTGCCAGCGGCCGCCCTTGTAGATCTCGAGCGCCGAATAGGTGGCCTTGTAGCCCATCTTGCGGCTGCCGGGCACCCAGTAGCCGAGATAGACATAGGGCAGGCCCGCCTCGCGCGCGATCTCGATATGGTCGAGGATCACATAGGCCCCCAGCGACCGGCCCGCGAGGTCCGGATCGTAGAAGGAATAGACCATGCTCAGCCCGTCGTCGAAGATGTCCGTCAGGCAGACGGCCGAGAGCGGGCGGTTGGAGGGCGTGTCGCCCGGGCGCGAATATTCGATGACGCGCGAGCGGATCGGCGTCTCCTCGATCATCGCCGCGAATTCGAAGATATCCATGTCGGCCATGCCGCCATCGGCGTGCCGGTCGTCGAGGTAGCGCCGGAACAGCGCATACTGGTCCTCGGTGGCCCAGGGGCTGGTGGCATTGCGCCTGAGGTCGGCATTGCGCTTCATCACCCGGCGCTGGGTGCGCGTGGGCTCGAAATCCGCCACGCGGATGCGCGCCGAGAGGCAGGCCGAACATTCGGCGCAGGACGGCCGGTAGAGCACGTTCTGCGACCGCCGGAAGCCCTGCTTCGACAGGGTGTCGTTCAGCTTCTGGGCATGTTCGCCCTGAAGTGCGGTGAACAGCTTCCGCTCCAGCCGCCCCTCGAGATAGGGGCAGGACTGCGGGGCCGTCACATAGAACTGGGGCGCGATGGGAAGCGTGTGGCGCATGGACGGCTCTTTGCTGGATTGCCGGATACGTTAGCAAGGCCTCCGGGCGGCGCCAAGGTCCCTGTTGCCGCCCGGGCCGGTCAAATGCGCGACAGCTTGCCCGCCCTCACTCGCCGGCCGCCCGGTTGATGGCCACGCTGCCCAAGACGAGGTCCGTCAGGCCCTGCGCCCGCGCGGTCGTCAGCATCAGCACCACCGAGACGATCTGCGGCAGGACCATGCCGATCGAGACCGTGTAGCCCAGCGTGTGCAGGAAGGCGTCGGGCAGGCCGAAGGGGCGCCCCTCGTGCGTGCGCAACCGGATCGCCATCAGCCGCATCCCGGGCGTGGCCGAACTGCGGGCGAGCGAGACGGTCCGGTAGGCGAAGCCCACGCAGAGAAAGAGAAGCGGCAGGTAGAAGAGCGCGGTGAAGGCCGTGAAGGGCACGATCAGCGCGGTCAGGAGCGAGATCAGCACCATGTCGATCACCCAGGCAAGCCCGCGCTTCAGCGGCACGTCGGCATAGAATTCCGCGTGACGGTCGGGATCGGGCAGGGGGTCTATCCAGGTGTGGCTCATCGCAGGTTCCTCTGTGGCGGGAAGCGGCCCCGGGGGCCGCCTCTATGTCGGAGTGCCTTGGCCCCGGCGCAAGGCCCGGTGCGTCGCGGGAGTGGGGTGGGCCACGATCCTCGCGCATCGCCTGCCTCGGGCCGCCCTATCCTCGGGCGGGCAAGTCGGAGCGCCGTGGCCCCGCCGCAGGATCCGGGTGCTTCCCGGGGGGCACGATCCCCGGGCAGCGTCAGTCTCGGGCCTTCCCGTCCCCGGGCGGGCATGTCAGGGGCCGCGTCGGCGGGGAGTGGGGGCGATGCCGCCCCCGCAACGGTTGCCTCAGGCCTCGACATCCTCGGCGGGCGTTCCGGCCTTGCGGGCACGATCCTGCATGAAGGCGTCGAACTCCTGCTTGTCCTTGGCCTCGCGCAGGCGCTGGAGGAAGGATTCGAAGGCGATCTGCTCTTCCTCGAGCCGGCGCAGCGTGTCGGCCTTGTAGGCGTCGAAGGCGGCGTTGCCGCTGCTGTTCCAGGCCATGGACCGGGACGCGGTGCGACGGGGGCTGCAGGAACGGTTGAACATGCGCTTGCTCCAGATCATGTAGGCGAGAAGGGCGAGGCCAACGGGCCAGAAGGCGATGAAGCCTGCAACCATCGCGGCGATCCAGGCCGGACGGCCGCGCTCGTCGAGCCAGGCTTCGGCGCGGCCGGGCCAGGAGGCGAAGCCGGCGCGGGCAGTGGCGGGTATCATGGGCGATCTCCGTCTGAAAGGTGGATGTGAAGCTCTTTCACATTCCTTCAGATGGGAAGTTTCCGCCCCTGCGCAAGAGGCGATGTTAAGGTAATTCACATCTTCGGAGGGCGGAGGGCGATATTCTGCCCGAGCGGAACCGGCAGACAGTGGGCGGACCTTGCCGCGTAGGAGCTGAATGGCTGCCCCACCGGCGGCAGAGACGACCCTTGCGGGCCGAACCGCGCGAGAGCCTCGCGGCGCCGTTCCGGGCGCACCCCGCAGCGGCGCCGTCGGAATGGGGCTTTTTTCCGGAGCAGGGGCGTCCTCCCCGGCCCGCGTGGGTCCTGTCCGGGACATTGCGCGGTGACCCAAAGGGGCGCCGATGCGGAGGACGCAGCCGATGTGTCGGGAGGCTGGCGGAGCTGGCGGCCAACCCGTTCGCCCTCCCCGAAACCTTCAGACGGTGAACTGCCCGATCTGCGCGCCGGTCAGGCGCTGCAGGATGTCGGGAGCCACGGCGAAGATGTGGCGCGGCGTGCCGCCCGCGGCCCAGACTTCGCGAAACTCCATCAGCCGCGGGTCGAGCCAGACCGGCAGCGGCACGAGATGACCCACGGGCGCCACGCCGCCGATGGCGAAGCCCGACTGCGCGCGCACCGTGGCCGCATCTGCCCGCCCGAGCGCCTCACCCGCAAGCGCGCCCGCCTTCTCGACCGAGACCTGATTGCCCCCGGCGGTGAGGAAGAGATGCAGCTGCCCGCTCTCGGCGCCGAGAAACAGGATCGACTTCACGATCTGGTCGAGCGCACAGCCCGCGGCGGCGGCGGCCTGTTCGGCGGTGCGGGTCTCGGCCGGCATCTCGCGGATCTCGGCCGCAACGCCCGCCGCCTCCAGCGCGGACCGGACCCGCGCGAGGCTCTTGCTCATGTTGTCTCTCTCTCCTGTCTCCGGCGGGCCCGCCCCGCCTGCCGTTCCCGCAGAGGCGGCATCCGCCGCCCTGCGCCTGCATCCGGGGCTCCCGCCCCCTCTATCGCCCGGCGCCTGCGACCTTTCAAGCCGGGGCAGCCGTTGACCCGGCGCGGGGCTGCGGCCATGCTCGCCGCCATGACAACCTTCGCCTCGCGCCTCACCCGCCAGCCCTTGCCCTACGAGCCCGACGCCGCGGTCGACGTCGCCGCGAGCTTCGCCGATCTGGATCCGGCCCTTGCGGGCCTTCTGGGCGCCACCGCCGGTTGCAGCCCCTACCTGCGCGGCCTCATGGTCCGCGAGGGAGCCTGGCTGCGCGAGGCGCTGTCGCAGGCCCCCGAAGCCGCGCTCGACGGGATCCTCGACCCGCTGGGAGATCTGCCGCTCGCCGCGCTGGGCGACGGGCTGCGCATCGCCAAGCGGCGCACGGCGCTTCTGACCGCTCTGGCCGATCTGGGCGGCGTCTGGCCGCTCGAGACGGTGACCTCCGCATTGACGCGGCTCGCCGACCGGGCGACCGACCTTGCGCTGAAGCGGCTCGTGGCCGACGAGATCCGGCGCGGCAAGCTGCCCGGCGCCACGACCGAGGATGCCGAGACGGCGGGCGGCATGGTCGCGCTCGCCATGGGCAAGATGGGGGCGGGAGAGCTCAACTATTCCTCCGACATCGACCTCGTCTGCCTCTTCGACGAGACGCGCTATCCGGGGCAGCAGCAGGAGGCCCGCGCCGCCTTCATCCGCGTGACGCGCAGGATGACCGCCCTTCTGTCCGACCTCACCGCCGAGGGCTACGTCTTCCGCACCGACCTGCGGCTGCGCCCCGATGCGGCGGTGACGCCGGTCTGTCTCTCGATGGCCGCGGCCGAGAGCTATTACGAAAGCGTCGGCCGCACCTGGGAACGGGCGGCCTATATCAAGGCCCGTCCCTGCGGCGGCGATCTGGCCGCGGGCGAGCGGTTCCTGAAGGCGCTGGTGCCCTTCGTCTGGCGCAAGCATCTCGATTTCGTGGCGATCCAGGATGCGCACGACATGCGGCTGCGCATCCGCGACCACCGCGGCCTGCACGGGCCGGTGGTGATCGAGGGCCATGACATGAAGCTCGGCGTGGGCGGCATCCGCGAGATCGAGTTCTTCACCCAGACCCGCCAGCTCATCGCCGGCGGACGCGACCCCGGCCTGCGCGACCGCACGACGGTGGGAGGGCTCCGCGCGCTCTCGGCTGCGGGCTGGATCCCCGCCGACGTGACCGAGGAGCTGATCGACCATTACCGCGCCCACCGCGAGGTCGAGCACCGGCTCCAGATGGTGCAGGACGCGCAGACACATACGATGCCGACGAGCGCCGAGGGGGTCGACCGGATCGCGGCCTTCTGCGGCCGCACGCCCGAAGCCTTCCGCACGCTCCTGCGGGACCGGCTCGAACGGGTGGACCGGCTGACGGAAGGGTTCTTCGCCCCCGGCGCGGCCGAGAAGGGGCCGGAGCTGTCGGCCCGCGCGCGCGACATCGTCGAGGGCTGGGCGAGCTACCCCGCGTTCCGCTCGCAGCGCGCGGTCGAGATCTTCCGGCGGCTGCGCCCGCAGATCCTGAAGAGCCTCGCACGCGCCGCCAATCCCGACGAGGCGCTGGCCGCTTTCGACGGCTTTCTGGGCGGGCTGCCCGCGGGCGTGCAGATCTTCGCCCTCTTCGATGCGAACCCGCCGCTCGTCGACCTAATCGCCGACATCTGCGCGACCTCGCCCAAGCTCGCGCGGTATCTCTCGCGCAATGCTTCGGTGCTCGACGCGGTGATCGGGGGCGGCTTCTTCACCCACTGGCCGGGCACGCCCGCCCTTGTGCGCGAGCTGACCGACCGTCTGGCCGAGCTTCCCGATTACGAGCGCAAGCTCGACGCGGCCCGGCGCTGGATGAAGGAATGGCACTTCCGCGTGGGCGTGCATCATCTGCGCGGCCTGATCGATGCGTTCGAGGCGGCCAAGGAATATGCCGATCTGGCCGAGGCGGTGGTCGTGGCGCTCTGGCCGGTGGTCTGCGAGGAGTTCGCGCGGAAGCACGGCCCGCAGCCCGGTCGCGGGGCGGTCGTCCTCGGCATGGGCAGTCTGGGCGCGGGCCGGCTCAATGCGGGCTCGGACCTCGACCTGATCGTCATCCACGATGCGCAGGGGCAGGAAGAGAGCGAGGGCCCGCGGCCGCTTGGGGCGCGGCCCTATTTTGCGCGCCTCACCCAGGCGATGGTGACCGCGCTCACCGCCCCCATGGCCGAGGGCCGGCTCTATGAGGTCGACATGCGGCTCCGTCCCTCGGGGCGGCAGGGGCCGGTGGCCACCGCGCTCGCCTCCTTCCGCAGCTATCAGCGCGAGGAGGCCTGGACCTGGGAGCATCTGGCGCTGACCCGCGCCCGCCCGCTCGCGGGCAACCCGGACCTCGCCGGTGAAATCGAGGCGCTGCGGCGCGAGATCCTCTCCGAGAAGGCGGTGGCGGCACGCGTGCTGCCGGATGTGGCCGACATGCGCCGGAGGCTCGCCGAAGCCAAGCCGCCGGGCGGGCCGTGGGAGGCCAAGAACGGCGCAGGGCGGCTGATGGATGTGGAGCTTCTGGCCGAGACGGCGGCGCTGCTCGCAGGCGATCCCGCGCGGCGCGTCGAGCAGCAACTGCGCGCGGGTGTCCGGAGCGGTTTTCTGACGGCGGCCTGCGAGGCGGATCTGCTGGCGGCCTACCGGCTCTGCTGGCGGCTGCAGGCGGGCTCGCGGCTTCTTTCCGAGGGGACGCTCGATTTCGAGAACCTGGGCGAGGGGGGGCGTGCGTTCCTCCTGCGCGAGGTGGAGGCGCCCGATGCCGAGGCGCTGCTCGCGCGGCTGCAGGAGCGCGTGACGGCGGCAGCGGCGCGCATCGATGCGCGGCTGGGGCCGGAGACGGGAACTGAAGAAGGAGAGGGCGACCGTGCAGCTGGATGAAGCGGATCCGAAGGGCCTCGTGCGCGAGAGCTATGCGATCGAGGGGATCAGCGCGGGCGAGTGCCGCTCGATCTTCGTCGACTGGGCGCTGAGCCTGCCCTCGGACCGGGTGGCCGAGGCGCTGCGGACGCTGCTCGAGGCCTATGCCGCGGCCAGGCCGGAGCATCCGATGAGCGAGGTGCTGGCCGGCGGCCTCGCGGCGGCGCCCAGCCCCCGCCGCCGCGGCGGCCGCGCCGCTCGGGTGACGGAAGCCTGAGGCTGCCGCGGCTGGCAGACCGAACGTGCCGAAACGGCTCCGGGCCGCCTAGCGCCCAAGCCAGAGCAGGCGCGCCGGCGCCGCGTCCGTCGCACCGGATGTTGCCCCGGATGTTGCCCCGGTACATCGCAGGATCGGCTGCGCTGAAGCGTGCCGGTCGACCGGCAGGCGCGCAGAAGAGCGCGCCGTGCCGCCGCGCTCCTCCTTCAGCGCAGGGCGGCCGCTTCCTGAGCCAGCCGCGTGATGCCCGCCCAGTCGCCCGCCTCCATCATGGCTTTCGGCGCAACCCAGCTGCCGCCGACGCAGACGACATTGGCAAGCCCGAGATAGGTCGCCGCATTGCCGAGCCCGATGCCGCCCGTGGGGCAGAAAGTCACCTGGGGCAGCGGCCCGCCCAGCGCCTTCACGGCCGGGGCGCCGCCCGAGGTCTCGGCAGGGAAGAACTTCTGCATCGTGTAGCCCCGCTCGAGAAGCGCCATCACCTCGGTCGCGGTGGCCGCGCCGGGCAGGAGCGGCAGGCCCTCGGCTTCGCAGGCATCGAGCAGACGGTCCGAGGCGCCCGGCGAGACGCCGAAGCGCGCGCCCGCGGCCCGGGCCGCCGCCACATCGGCGGGCGTGAGCAGCGTGCCCGCGCCGACGATCCCGCCTTCGACCTCCGCCATGATGCGGATCGCGTCGAGCGCCACGGGCGTGCGCAGCGTCACCTCGAGCGCGGGCAGGCCGCCCGCCACCAGCGCCTCGGCCAGCGGCCGGGCATGAGCGAGATCCTCGATCACCAGCACGGGCACCACCGCAGCGCGGCGGCAGATCTCGAGGGCTTGGCGGCTTTGGTCGGCAGGGGTCATGTCACTTCCTTTCGGCGGAGGCTCTGGGAGCAGGCGGAGGAGCCTCCGGCGGGGATATTTGAGCCAGAATGAAAGGGCAAGGAGAGGGGGAGAGGGGCGCCCCGCCTCGGGCGGCATGGAGCCGGGGAAGCGGGGCGCTTTCACTCTGGGCGGTCATCGGCGTCCCCGCCTGTACCGCTCCGCCAGATTGATCCCATCTGCTTTCATTCTGGTTAAAATATCCCCGCCGGAGGCTCCGACAGAGGATCGGGGCGCAGGGGTCAGACGACCACGGCCGCGCCTTCGGTTGCGGAACTCACGGTGGCTCGGAAGGCCGCGAAGAGGTCGCGGCCGATGCCGTGGGCGGAGGCGGAGAGGTCGGCCTCGACCGGGATCCGGTCCTCGAAACCCTCGGCCAGGACATCGAGCCGGCCCGTCGTCGCATCCACCCGCAGGAGATCGCCGTCCCGTAGCCGGGCAAGCGGGCCGCCCATCGCCGCCTCGGGTGCGACATGGATCGCCGAGGGCACCTTGCCCGAGGCCCCCGACATGCGCCCATCGGTGACCAGCGCCACGCGCAGGCCGCGATCCTGCAGCACCGAGAGCACCGGCGTCAGCGAATGCAGCTCGGGCATCCCGTTGGCGCGCGGGCCCTGAAAGCGCACCACCACCACCGTGTCCGTGGTGAACTCTCCCGCCCGGAAGGCGGCCTTGACCGCCTCCTGATCGTGGAAGATCCGGGCCCGTGCCTCGATCACATGGCGGTCGGGCGCCACGGCCGAGACCTTCATCACGCCGCGCCCGAGGTTGCCCGACAGCTGGCGCAGCCCGCCCGAGGGCTGGAACGGCTCGGTCGCCGGGCGCAGGATACGGTCGTTCTGCGAGGCGTCCGGCCCGTCGCGCCAGACGAGGCCGTCCTCGGTCAGCACGGGCTCGCGGCGGTAGAGGCTCAGACCGTCGCCCGCGACCGTCTGCACCTCTTCGTGCAGGAGGCCCGCATCGAGGAGCTGGCCGATCATGTAGGGCAGACCGCCCGCCGCATGGAAGTGGTTCACGTCCGCCATGCCGTTCGGATAGACCTTGGCCATCAGCGGCACGACCTCGGAAATGTCGGCGAAATCCTCCAGATCGAGCAGCACGCCCGCGGCCCGCGCCATGGCGGGCAGGTGCAGCACGAGGTTGGTCGACCCCCCCCGTCGCCATCAGCCCCACGAGCCCGTTCACGAAGGCGCGTTCGTCGAGGATCTGCCCCACCGGGCGATAATCGTTGCCGAGCGCGGTGATGGCCGCGGCGCGCTCGACCGCGGCCACCGTCAGCGCCTCGCGCAGGGGGGTGTTCGGGTTGACGAAACTCGCCCCCGGCAGGTGGAGCCCCATGAATTCCATCAGCATCTGGTTGGTGTTGGCCGTGCCGTAGAAGGTGCAGGTGCCGGGGCCGTGGTAGGAGGCCATCTCGGCCGCCATCAGCGCCTCGCGGCCCACCTCGCCGGTTGCGAACTGGTTGCGCACGCGCGACTTCTCGTCGTTGGGCAGGCCCGAGGTCATGGGGCCGCCCGGCACGAAGACCGCCGGCACATGGCCGAAGGTCGCCGCCGCCATCACGAGGCC contains:
- the eda gene encoding bifunctional 4-hydroxy-2-oxoglutarate aldolase/2-dehydro-3-deoxy-phosphogluconate aldolase, coding for MTPADQSRQALEICRRAAVVPVLVIEDLAHARPLAEALVAGGLPALEVTLRTPVALDAIRIMAEVEGGIVGAGTLLTPADVAAARAAGARFGVSPGASDRLLDACEAEGLPLLPGAATATEVMALLERGYTMQKFFPAETSGGAPAVKALGGPLPQVTFCPTGGIGLGNAATYLGLANVVCVGGSWVAPKAMMEAGDWAGITRLAQEAAALR
- a CDS encoding YbaK/EbsC family protein: MSKSLARVRSALEAAGVAAEIREMPAETRTAEQAAAAAGCALDQIVKSILFLGAESGQLHLFLTAGGNQVSVEKAGALAGEALGRADAATVRAQSGFAIGGVAPVGHLVPLPVWLDPRLMEFREVWAAGGTPRHIFAVAPDILQRLTGAQIGQFTV
- a CDS encoding RDD family protein encodes the protein MSHTWIDPLPDPDRHAEFYADVPLKRGLAWVIDMVLISLLTALIVPFTAFTALFYLPLLFLCVGFAYRTVSLARSSATPGMRLMAIRLRTHEGRPFGLPDAFLHTLGYTVSIGMVLPQIVSVVLMLTTARAQGLTDLVLGSVAINRAAGE
- a CDS encoding DUF2852 domain-containing protein codes for the protein MIPATARAGFASWPGRAEAWLDERGRPAWIAAMVAGFIAFWPVGLALLAYMIWSKRMFNRSCSPRRTASRSMAWNSSGNAAFDAYKADTLRRLEEEQIAFESFLQRLREAKDKQEFDAFMQDRARKAGTPAEDVEA
- a CDS encoding arginyltransferase; this translates as MRHTLPIAPQFYVTAPQSCPYLEGRLERKLFTALQGEHAQKLNDTLSKQGFRRSQNVLYRPSCAECSACLSARIRVADFEPTRTQRRVMKRNADLRRNATSPWATEDQYALFRRYLDDRHADGGMADMDIFEFAAMIEETPIRSRVIEYSRPGDTPSNRPLSAVCLTDIFDDGLSMVYSFYDPDLAGRSLGAYVILDHIEIAREAGLPYVYLGYWVPGSRKMGYKATYSALEIYKGGRWQAIGQPSDHRAELHPLSVDPIAEQVARISLPEARSGDRSRD
- a CDS encoding [protein-PII] uridylyltransferase family protein — its product is MTTFASRLTRQPLPYEPDAAVDVAASFADLDPALAGLLGATAGCSPYLRGLMVREGAWLREALSQAPEAALDGILDPLGDLPLAALGDGLRIAKRRTALLTALADLGGVWPLETVTSALTRLADRATDLALKRLVADEIRRGKLPGATTEDAETAGGMVALAMGKMGAGELNYSSDIDLVCLFDETRYPGQQQEARAAFIRVTRRMTALLSDLTAEGYVFRTDLRLRPDAAVTPVCLSMAAAESYYESVGRTWERAAYIKARPCGGDLAAGERFLKALVPFVWRKHLDFVAIQDAHDMRLRIRDHRGLHGPVVIEGHDMKLGVGGIREIEFFTQTRQLIAGGRDPGLRDRTTVGGLRALSAAGWIPADVTEELIDHYRAHREVEHRLQMVQDAQTHTMPTSAEGVDRIAAFCGRTPEAFRTLLRDRLERVDRLTEGFFAPGAAEKGPELSARARDIVEGWASYPAFRSQRAVEIFRRLRPQILKSLARAANPDEALAAFDGFLGGLPAGVQIFALFDANPPLVDLIADICATSPKLARYLSRNASVLDAVIGGGFFTHWPGTPALVRELTDRLAELPDYERKLDAARRWMKEWHFRVGVHHLRGLIDAFEAAKEYADLAEAVVVALWPVVCEEFARKHGPQPGRGAVVLGMGSLGAGRLNAGSDLDLIVIHDAQGQEESEGPRPLGARPYFARLTQAMVTALTAPMAEGRLYEVDMRLRPSGRQGPVATALASFRSYQREEAWTWEHLALTRARPLAGNPDLAGEIEALRREILSEKAVAARVLPDVADMRRRLAEAKPPGGPWEAKNGAGRLMDVELLAETAALLAGDPARRVEQQLRAGVRSGFLTAACEADLLAAYRLCWRLQAGSRLLSEGTLDFENLGEGGRAFLLREVEAPDAEALLARLQERVTAAAARIDARLGPETGTEEGEGDRAAG